One Bacillota bacterium genomic window, ATAGTGGTTTGGCGTATTTGTCAATATGCTCTTTAAGTGACGGGGATGTAAGTTGTTCATAGTGTATGACATCAAAGTGATAGGGTAAAGGCAGTTCTTCATTCAACAAGATTTTTAATTTGTCAACGGTGGCCTCTCGGATGTTGGCACCATAGATGACAAGGTCTATGTCCGAGCCATTTTTGTGATTACCGATTGTCCTGCTGCCAAAGACAGCGGCCTCTTCAATATCTCCGAACAGTGCTAACGTATCGATTATAGTGGCAAGGCTTCTTTTCGGAACTCCGAAACTCATAGCTTAGACCTTAATTCCAGATAAACTTGTCTGCTTGGTATTCTTCACTGATTTTTGCAATAGCTTCCATAAACCTGTTTTCATCGTAGTTGAGAGCAGCGGGTTAAACAAACAGTTTGGCAGTGTGCGTGCTGTCAATAATCTGTCCTTTACGATTGAAGGTGAGAAGATAACCGGTCTGATCGGGCCCAATGGCGCTGATAAAACTACGCTCCTTAAGATGATGGCGGGATATTTGCTACCTACCGCAGGGGATTTGCAGGTCCTTGGTGAGGTGCCATTTAATAGCCTGAATGTCGCAGCAAACATGGTTTTTGTTGACGATAACATGACCTTCCCCGCCAGCCTCTCAGCACTGCTGAGCTTCTGACAGCCGCCGGTGGATTTTACGCCAATTGGGATGCGGGGCTGGCCGAGCGCTTGTTTGAGTATTTCGAGTTGAATCCAAACCAGTCTCATCAGAGGCTATCCAAGGGCAAGAAGAGTACATTTAACATGATTATTGGCATTGCTGCCCGTTGCCCCCTGACAGTTTTCGATGAACCAACCACGGGCATGGATGCAGCGGTGCGCAGGGATTTCTATCGGGCCTTGCTCAATGACTATTTGCAGCATCCCCGGACGATAATTCTATCCAGTCATCTGCTGGGGGAGATAGAGAATCTGTTAGAGGACGTTCTACTGATTGACAAGGGCAGCAAACTTCTGCATATGTCGGTGGCAGACCTCAAAGAATATGCAGTCGGCCTCCGTGGTCACCCCGATATAATTGCCCGGTTTGCAAAAGACAAAGAACTTCTCCATCGGGAGCGTTTCGGCAAGGACGGTCAATATGCTGTTGTTGAGAATCAGTTTTCGGCCAGTGATGTCCAGGCTGCCCGCGGGGCAGGTCTGGAAGTGCTGCCGGTGAACGCAGCAGATTTATGTATTTATCTGACCAGCAGGGGCAAAGGAGGGATCGACGATGTATTCAACCAGGACTAATCTCTGGTCCGTTGTTAAAAGACAGTTGGTTTTTAAGCTAAAGGCCAATAGCGGCATGTTCATTACAATGATGGTTGTCCAGGCAATTGCTCTCTTCTTTCTCTTTAGCGGCATGAGCGGTACCAGTAGCTCCAGCACTGGTCAGCTTCAAATAACCATCAGGGTGTTTTCTGGTTCAGGGTTGATTGCTTTTACGCTGATCTGGGCGGCGATTATTGCCTTTGCCCTCACAACTGAAATTAGTCGCAATAGTGATTTTGCCTTTGTGTCCAATCGCTTGAGCAGTAATTTCGCCAATGTTTGCTTTTTGGCCTTGGCCAGCGTACTTGCCGGTTTTACCGCGGTGCTGGGCAGCATTTTGCTCCGGAACTTAATTTATGTGTCGGTTGGAGTGGAGCATATTATTGCCAATAATTTCTATCTCGGCCCCGGTGAGCTCTTGACGGGCCTGGTGGCGACTGTGTTCTACATGTTTGTGGTTAGCGCTCTTGGCTACATGTTCGGCGCCCTGGTCCAACTGTTTAAGCCCCTGGTGGTGATTCTGCCAGCGGTTTTGCTGGGGAGCTTAATCATGGAAGCTCGTACTGAATTCAGGTTTTTGCTCAGGATGGTTGATTTTTTGATTACCGAATCGGCGTTGCTGGTCTTCGTCTTAAAAGCCCTGGTTGTGGCTATCCTGATGTTTGGTGCGGCTGCCCTGATTACCAACAAACTAGAGGTGCGGCGATGAGGCCGCGGGGAAAATGTCTTTTGATTAGGAGGTGGCTGCGAAGCGCTTCAAGCTTGTAAAATCCGTTGTGCTGGCCTATTGCGTGTTTTTAACCGTATCCTTGGCTGCGTTTTATCTGCTGTCCGAATACCCTGAGCGAGATGCCGCCAGCGGCGATACTCGGAGCGAGTGGTCCTTTGAGTCCAGGGAGGGATGGCAAGACCAGTTTGCGGGGATTCACGTGCGGGAACAGTGGCAATTTGCTCCCCCGGGGGGAAGCCTGGTGATTACCGCCACCGAGCCGCTATCCGGCCTTTGGGTGCTGGTGGAGCGCACGGATGGCGATAAAGTAGAGGTTATCGAATATGGAGTTGCCCCGCAGTTTGCCGATTTAATCAGATCTTATGCGGTAGAACTGCGGGATGAACAGCTGGTAATCACGCCGCCACCGTTTTATGAAGTGGAGCTGGCGTCGTTTTCCAGAGATTTCACCGAGGTGCAGTTTTTCAAAGGCGATGACCCGGGCCCGGATTACGGCGGCGGGCATAGCTGTCAATCTTTTGTTCAATCGGCAGATTATGTTGCTCAACGTGCCACGGAATATCGAAATGGAGTTTGTTGAAAAGAATATACACCCAATTAGCGTATGGGACTAACCAGAAACCGTCTGTTTAAAGCGAACAGACGTTTTTTTATAAAAATACTTATTGGCTAAATGCCAAAGCTAAACTTCCACGACAAAGAGGTGGGAACGGTGATTTTTCGCACTGCTTTAGCTATTTATACCAACTAAACTGGGAGTGGATGAACTTGCCCATCATACCATGTGGGGGTATAATGGGCGTATATTGAATTGGAGGCGGTAGTGTGTACAATATTGCAGTATATGTACTTGCCTTGGTGCTATTGGCCGTGTCCTGGCATAAAAACAAACAGAAAACGAAACTGGTGTTTAAAAAAGCCGGCAAATCGTTCATGAATATCCTGCCGGAGATGCTGTCGATCATTATCTTTATCGGAGTGGTTTTGGCTGTGATGGATGCAGAGACCATTTCCAGTCTAGTGGGCGCTGAATCTGGCGTGTTGGGACTCGTGCTCAGTGCTGTTGTCGGGGCGATTACCTTGATTCCTGCCTTCATTGCCTTTCCCACCGCAGCAATGCTTTTGGAGGGCGGTGCAGGTACTTTGCAGATTGCCGTCTTTATCTCAACCTTGATGATGGTAGGAGTGGCAACGGCACCCCTGGAGATTCGCTATTTTGGCCGTCGGTTTACTCTGGTGCGTAACGGACTTGCCTTTGCTTTTTCCTTCGTTATCGCATATTTCGTCTATTGGGTGGTGGGAGTATGAAACTTAACAAGCGCTACCTGCTTGTGGTTGGGGCCGCAGGCGTGCTTCTACTCAGTGCCGTGATTGACTGGAATGTCTCTGTCCGGGCAGTGCAATTAACTTTCAGCAGTCTGATGCAGCTGATTGTCATTCTGCCGCCAATCTTTATCCTGATGGCACTGCTGGACGTCTGGGTGCCCAGGGAAACCTTAATCCGGCTTATGGGCGGTAACTCCCGCCTGTTGGGGGTGGGACTGGCTTTCTTTCTTGGCTCTGCCGCGGCAGGGCCCCTGTACGTTGCATTTCCCGTAGCCGCTCTGCTCTTGAAAAAAGGCGCCTCCTTTACCAATGTGGCCATTTTTATCGGCGCCTGGTCCACTACAAAAATCCCATTAATGATGTTTGAATTGGCCGCCATGGGGCCTGTATTTACCGGCGCCCGGCTCCTGATTAATATTCCGGTAATTAGTCTGATTGCCATAGTCATTAAACTTGCCCTCGGGCATGAACAGCAACAGGCAGTGCGGGAGAAGGCAGCGTCGATGCTTGAATAAGCATGTCCCCGATACTAATGCAGTATCGGGGTTATTGCTTCGACCTGCAAATGGCAGGAATTTTCCCTGTGTTGGTTAAATACTTCAATAAAGAGAGTATTTTTGCGAGGTGGATGAAATGGATGTTGTGGTAATCGGCGCTGTCGCTGCCGGCATGAGTGCCGCCAGTAAGGCAAAGCGGACCGAGCCCGAGGCCCGGGTTCGGGTTTTCGGACGGGAGGATAATGTATCTTATGCCGCCTGCGGTCTGCCCTACTATATAGGAGATGTGGTGCAGGACCAGGCGCAGTTAATTGCCCGCACCCAGGAGGAATTTGCTCGTCAGGGTATTGAGGTTAATGTTGGCCATGAGGTGAAAAAGATTCTGCCAAAAGAACGACAACTGCTTGTGCTTGACGCCAGCGGAGAGGAACAAACGGTCAACTATGATAAGTTGGTTATTTGTACCGGCGCCCGGCCGGTGCTGCCGCCAATTGGCAATAGCGATTTGGCCAATATTTTTACCGTCAGCTCGATTCCTGATTCGGAAGCGGTTAGAGCCGCCATCGAAGCCGGCGCGAAGCGAGCTGTGATTGTCGGAGGCGGTTATATTGGCCTCGAGATGGTGGAGGCCTTGCGACTTAAGGGCTTGGAAGTTAGTGTGATAGAGCGTTCAGAGCAAATCGCTGGAACGATTGATCCGGAGATGGCGAAAATTGTCAGGGATTATCTGCTGGCTGAGGGTGTGGATGTGCAAACCGGTGTCGCCGTCGAGGAGTTCATTGGCGAAGAGACTGTCCGGGGCGTGCGCACCAATCAGGGGACTGTGCCTTGTGATCTGGCAATTATCGCTGTCGGGGTTGCGCCAAATAGCGAGCTGGCCCGGGATGCAGGTATCGAACTGGGCGTGCGGGGGGCAATCCGGGTCAACCGGCGCATGGAGACCAATCTGCCCGATATCTATGCCGCCGGCGATTGCGCTGTCGCCTGGCACGAGCTGTATCAGGACAACACATACATTCCCCTGGGGACTACTGCCAACAAGCAGGGGCGGATTGCCGGCGAAAACGTCGTCGGCGGTCAGGCAGAGTTTGCCGGCATCGTTGGCACCGGGATAGTGAAAGTCATGGAGCTGGGAATCGGTCGCACTGGCTTGAGCAATCGCGAGGCTGAGACGTTGGGTAAAGAGCTGTTATCAGTGCGGGTGGAGGTCAACAACCGTGCCGGCTACTATCCTCAAGCGGGGAAAGGAACGGTGAAACTGCTGTTTGACCACGAAGGCAAGGTTTGGGGGGCGCAAATGGTTGGCAGCGACAACTT contains:
- a CDS encoding nucleotidyltransferase domain-containing protein, encoding MSFGVPKRSLATIIDTLALFGDIEEAAVFGSRTIGNHKNGSDIDLVIYGANIREATVDKLKILLNEELPLPYHFDVIHYEQLTSPSLKEHIDKYAKPLYTKPA
- a CDS encoding permease; its protein translation is MYNIAVYVLALVLLAVSWHKNKQKTKLVFKKAGKSFMNILPEMLSIIIFIGVVLAVMDAETISSLVGAESGVLGLVLSAVVGAITLIPAFIAFPTAAMLLEGGAGTLQIAVFISTLMMVGVATAPLEIRYFGRRFTLVRNGLAFAFSFVIAYFVYWVVGV
- a CDS encoding pyridine nucleotide-disulfide oxidoreductase; the protein is MDVVVIGAVAAGMSAASKAKRTEPEARVRVFGREDNVSYAACGLPYYIGDVVQDQAQLIARTQEEFARQGIEVNVGHEVKKILPKERQLLVLDASGEEQTVNYDKLVICTGARPVLPPIGNSDLANIFTVSSIPDSEAVRAAIEAGAKRAVIVGGGYIGLEMVEALRLKGLEVSVIERSEQIAGTIDPEMAKIVRDYLLAEGVDVQTGVAVEEFIGEETVRGVRTNQGTVPCDLAIIAVGVAPNSELARDAGIELGVRGAIRVNRRMETNLPDIYAAGDCAVAWHELYQDNTYIPLGTTANKQGRIAGENVVGGQAEFAGIVGTGIVKVMELGIGRTGLSNREAETLGKELLSVRVEVNNRAGYYPQAGKGTVKLLFDHEGKVWGAQMVGSDNFAKRIDVLAAAIQSGCSLQQLAGLDLSYSPPFSPVWDPVLVAANVALGKLR
- a CDS encoding permease, with amino-acid sequence MKLNKRYLLVVGAAGVLLLSAVIDWNVSVRAVQLTFSSLMQLIVILPPIFILMALLDVWVPRETLIRLMGGNSRLLGVGLAFFLGSAAAGPLYVAFPVAALLLKKGASFTNVAIFIGAWSTTKIPLMMFELAAMGPVFTGARLLINIPVISLIAIVIKLALGHEQQQAVREKAASMLE